The Dehalococcoidia bacterium genome includes a region encoding these proteins:
- a CDS encoding phage tail family protein, which produces MIIQSLMNYWWWAWTQNDPTGKGGDPSFVYGYRHLGTMYGCRLLRGSEREILAGSRDNLLVIPGKHGAYDTLPEYAPRCFNLRCWVKANSYAELLEALQGIAQTLDSRSGLKSLLFDKQNDRYWLARYQADMKVSPGAVIAEFELGMICPDPFAYSWVASEDVQDIVSDPQTIMVVVGGDMDASPVIELTAIEDKADAVVSIQNRTFGIESELQWIGGLAEGDILKIDSERMTVYLNDLPSMAGVTASEFPVLKGNAINYLTVSGFPSGTIRSTWSNRWL; this is translated from the coding sequence ATGATCATCCAGTCATTGATGAACTATTGGTGGTGGGCATGGACGCAAAATGATCCAACGGGAAAAGGTGGCGACCCAAGCTTTGTCTATGGTTACAGACACCTGGGCACGATGTACGGTTGCCGTCTTCTTCGTGGTTCCGAACGTGAGATCCTCGCTGGTTCCCGCGATAACCTGCTTGTGATACCCGGTAAGCACGGTGCCTATGACACTCTTCCAGAGTATGCTCCCCGTTGTTTCAATCTTCGCTGCTGGGTCAAGGCCAACTCGTATGCCGAACTGTTGGAGGCGCTTCAAGGGATAGCCCAGACGCTTGACAGCAGAAGTGGACTCAAGTCCCTTCTCTTTGACAAGCAGAATGATCGTTATTGGTTAGCCAGATATCAGGCTGACATGAAGGTCAGCCCAGGTGCTGTCATAGCGGAATTCGAGTTGGGGATGATTTGCCCAGACCCCTTTGCATATTCATGGGTCGCGTCCGAGGATGTACAGGATATCGTATCAGACCCTCAAACGATTATGGTGGTGGTAGGCGGCGACATGGATGCCTCACCTGTGATCGAGTTGACGGCAATCGAGGATAAGGCCGATGCGGTGGTCTCAATTCAGAACCGCACTTTCGGCATTGAATCCGAGCTTCAGTGGATAGGAGGCCTGGCCGAAGGCGATATCCTGAAAATCGATTCCGAGAGGATGACCGTCTACCTGAATGATTTGCCGAGTATGGCCGGTGTAACAGCCAGCGAATTCCCGGTCTTGAAGGGAAACGCGATCAACTATCTCACCGTGTCTGGCTTTCCATCCGGAACGATCAGAAGCACATGGAGCAATAGGTGGCTGTAA
- a CDS encoding phage tail protein, translating to MAVKSFRVEIHDAAGNLLAIMENAFGVGYEQAVNLVPKGWFSLPVDDPKASYIQDDREVWIYEDGSLQDVYLITDCTANHSTSSTIKAQCEQFAARLLRDIVPGYYEATNQLASTVLTDLLNYQVTGIKVTLGGIDANLDKLISIRFEWEYLLKACWAVRDLVNGYIYVRPDPQNPAIRKLWIKESIGEDKGQQLRYRKNMTQVERKVDRTALCTRLFPLGMGEAQNQLKLSHWTETDVVATKSSDSSYGYLTLGGQYAAYVWSGAGNVLPSGMIVKKNGADNSSVWKQGSGDNVIRCAIADFDPAASYTITHVHADYLRADTATVYGVISQPWVDKRINHPSTLIERARSILTDIKNPKATYKVNSIDLARLYPGREFERLQLGSKVMVIDEDLGIEQRLQIVKIRKNDLGQPEDITLDITNITQNLGDFLSKLASKQAVSDQYADGYTNLTPFLETASCDPTHPYEHEFYLHPQAVRINAVLLTWKVLAFWAYAKAAASGGGGYVSSDAGGGTFTSTYSGGGSATTSSGGGSHAHAIPAEGIADAPTDWIYLGRSDLGSLAIVGSPSSGNAVWTSTAVEHTHTVYIPDHTHLVYVPNHTHSFTVPAHSHDLTFGIYQGPTATGVDIEVDGTVIATGETYQTDVDITRHLAVDGGGNIQRGWHTVKFTPNDLTRIRVDVIVQQFISGRSLT from the coding sequence GTGGCTGTAAAATCATTCAGGGTCGAGATTCACGATGCTGCCGGAAACCTGCTGGCCATCATGGAGAATGCTTTCGGTGTAGGATACGAGCAGGCCGTGAATCTGGTGCCCAAAGGATGGTTCTCACTTCCAGTCGATGACCCCAAGGCTTCATATATCCAGGATGATCGAGAGGTCTGGATTTACGAGGACGGCAGCCTGCAGGACGTTTATCTGATTACCGATTGTACCGCGAATCACAGCACATCATCGACGATCAAAGCCCAGTGCGAACAGTTTGCTGCCAGGCTTCTCAGGGACATCGTCCCCGGTTACTACGAGGCCACAAACCAACTTGCCAGCACCGTCTTGACCGATCTTTTGAATTACCAGGTGACTGGCATCAAAGTGACTCTTGGCGGAATCGATGCGAATCTGGACAAGTTGATTTCCATCCGATTTGAGTGGGAATACCTCTTGAAGGCGTGTTGGGCAGTACGCGATCTAGTGAACGGGTATATCTATGTCCGGCCGGATCCGCAGAACCCGGCCATCCGCAAGCTTTGGATTAAAGAGAGCATCGGTGAGGATAAGGGTCAGCAGCTCCGTTACCGGAAAAACATGACCCAGGTTGAAAGGAAGGTCGACAGGACAGCGCTTTGCACGCGCCTGTTTCCTTTGGGTATGGGAGAGGCTCAGAATCAGCTCAAGCTATCCCACTGGACAGAAACGGATGTGGTGGCCACGAAATCCAGCGATTCCAGTTATGGCTATCTCACGCTCGGCGGCCAGTATGCAGCCTATGTTTGGAGTGGTGCGGGCAATGTTCTGCCGTCCGGAATGATCGTCAAGAAGAACGGAGCCGATAACAGTTCAGTCTGGAAACAGGGTAGCGGCGATAATGTCATCCGTTGTGCTATCGCCGACTTCGATCCGGCAGCGAGTTACACGATTACCCATGTTCATGCCGATTATCTCCGGGCCGATACAGCCACAGTTTACGGTGTGATCTCTCAGCCGTGGGTGGACAAGAGAATCAATCATCCGAGCACGCTCATCGAGCGGGCGCGATCGATATTGACCGACATCAAGAATCCGAAGGCTACCTACAAGGTCAACTCCATAGACCTCGCCCGGTTGTATCCGGGCCGGGAGTTCGAGCGGCTTCAGCTCGGCAGCAAGGTAATGGTGATTGACGAGGATCTCGGTATAGAACAGAGGTTGCAGATTGTCAAGATCAGAAAAAATGACCTGGGACAGCCGGAAGATATTACGCTGGATATTACCAATATTACCCAGAACCTGGGCGACTTCCTGAGCAAATTAGCCAGCAAGCAGGCTGTCAGCGACCAGTATGCCGACGGCTACACCAACCTGACGCCGTTCCTGGAAACCGCGAGCTGCGATCCAACTCACCCTTATGAGCATGAGTTCTATCTGCACCCGCAAGCGGTGCGCATCAACGCGGTGCTCTTGACTTGGAAGGTACTCGCGTTTTGGGCTTACGCTAAGGCAGCGGCTTCAGGTGGAGGAGGTTATGTCAGTAGCGACGCGGGTGGGGGAACTTTTACGTCCACGTATTCCGGTGGAGGCAGCGCGACAACCAGCTCAGGAGGTGGTTCCCACGCACATGCTATACCAGCCGAAGGTATTGCAGACGCGCCCACAGATTGGATATACCTGGGCAGAAGTGACCTCGGCTCTCTGGCAATAGTTGGCTCACCATCGTCCGGAAACGCTGTCTGGACTTCAACTGCCGTGGAGCATACTCATACAGTATACATTCCAGACCATACCCACCTGGTTTATGTCCCAAATCATACCCATAGTTTTACCGTGCCAGCCCATAGCCATGATCTGACCTTTGGGATATACCAGGGCCCAACGGCAACTGGCGTCGACATCGAAGTCGACGGGACGGTGATTGCGACGGGCGAGACGTATCAGACGGATGTGGATATCACCCGGCACCTAGCGGTTGACGGCGGAGGTAATATTCAGCGTGGTTGGCACACCGTCAAGTTCACACCAAACGACTTGACCCGCATCCGGGTTGATGTGATTGTTCAGCAGTTCATTTCAGGCAGGAGTTTGACTTAG